One part of the Arabidopsis thaliana chromosome 4, partial sequence genome encodes these proteins:
- the GB2 gene encoding GTP-binding 2 (GTP-binding 2 (GB2); FUNCTIONS IN: GTP binding; INVOLVED IN: protein transport, small GTPase mediated signal transduction; LOCATED IN: chloroplast; EXPRESSED IN: 23 plant structures; EXPRESSED DURING: 15 growth stages; CONTAINS InterPro DOMAIN/s: Ras GTPase (InterPro:IPR001806), Ras small GTPase, Rab type (InterPro:IPR003579), Small GTPase (InterPro:IPR020851), Ras (InterPro:IPR013753); BEST Arabidopsis thaliana protein match is: RAB GTPase homolog B1C (TAIR:AT4G17170.1); Has 23664 Blast hits to 23631 proteins in 677 species: Archae - 2; Bacteria - 77; Metazoa - 12254; Fungi - 3226; Plants - 2690; Viruses - 20; Other Eukaryotes - 5395 (source: NCBI BLink).) gives MVTVDGRPIKLQIWDTAGQESFRSITRSYYRGAAGALLVYDITRRETFNHLASWLEDARQHANPNMSIMLIGNKCDLAHKRAVSKEEGQQFAKEHGLLFLEASARTAQNVEEAFIETAAKILQNIQDGVFDVSNESSGIKIGYGRTQGAAGGRDGTISQGGGCCG, from the exons ATGGTCACCGTCGATGGACGCCCCATCAAACTCCAAATTTGGGACACC GCTGGACAAGAATCTTTTAGATCCATCACCAGATCATACTACAGAGGAGCAGCCGGAGCTTTACTGGTTTATGACATCACCAG GAGAGAGACGTTTAACCATCTGGCAAGCTGGTTGGAGGATGCTCGGCAACATGCAAATCCTAACATGAGTATTATGCTGATTGGGAACAAATGTGATCTTGCTCACAAGAGAGCTGTTAGCAAAGAGGAAGGTCAACAGTTTGCCAAAGAACATGGCCTGCTATTCTTAGAAGCATCTGCAAGAACTGCTCAAAACGTTGAGGAG GCCTTCATAGAGACTGCTGCCAAGATCCTCCAGAACATTCAGGATGGTGTCTTTGATGTATCCAACGAG TCATCAGGTATCAAGATTGGTTACGGGCGTACTCAAGGTGCAGCTGGAGGAAGAGATGGTACGATCTCTCAGGGAGGTGGCTGTTGTGGTTAA
- a CDS encoding early-responsive to dehydration stress protein (ERD4) (early-responsive to dehydration stress protein (ERD4); FUNCTIONS IN: molecular_function unknown; INVOLVED IN: protein targeting to vacuole; LOCATED IN: membrane; EXPRESSED IN: 23 plant structures; EXPRESSED DURING: 15 growth stages; CONTAINS InterPro DOMAIN/s: Protein of unknown function DUF221 (InterPro:IPR003864); BEST Arabidopsis thaliana protein match is: ERD (early-responsive to dehydration stress) family protein (TAIR:AT3G21620.1); Has 901 Blast hits to 753 proteins in 163 species: Archae - 0; Bacteria - 0; Metazoa - 307; Fungi - 164; Plants - 325; Viruses - 0; Other Eukaryotes - 105 (source: NCBI BLink).) produces MNRNFSPAAMPPISSMTIDNSFSPPPSSGDLPEIPDAWYGNIQYLLNISVIGLLCCVSIFLFVKLRSDHRRMPGPSALFSKLLAVWKATCREIARHCGADAAQFLLIEGGSFVLLFSIAVLAVSVMLPLNLYAGTALLSDELSKTMITHIQKGSALLWLHFVFVVIVVVISHFGIAAIEARLKFTRFRDGNGNISDPNANSTAVFTIMVQGLPKNLGSDRVEFEDCFRLKYPGKVYKFIVPMDLCALDDLATELVRVRDEITWLVAKMDSRLLPDEYENVGDNGLVFCVCSLWVRVKVLWSQITERFGFTDDEKLRKLQELRADLESQLAAYKEGRAQGAGVAFVMFKDVYTANKAVQDFRNERSRRTGKFFSVTELRLQRNQWKVDRAPLATDIYWNHLGLTKVALIVRRVIVNTILLLILVFFSSPLALISALVSAGRIFNAEALDSAQYWLTWVQTSGWIGSLIFQFLPNVFIFVSMYIVIPSALSYLSKFERHLTVSGEQRAALLKMVCFFLVNLIILKALVESSLESALLKMSRCYLDGEDCKRIEEYMSPSFLSRSCVSALAFLITSTFLGISFDLLAPIPWIKKKIQKFRKNDMLQLVPEQNEEYALENQEPSSNLETPLLPENMFESPRFGDIEPMSQDLSEYPISRTSPIPKQKFDFAQYYAFNLTIFALTMIYSSFAPLVVPVGAVYFGYRYIVDKYNFLYVYRVRGFPAGNEGKLMDTVLCIMRFCVDLYLVSMLLFFSVKGDSTKLQAIFTLGVLVMYKLLPSDTDRYHPALLRSIQTVDSIIDGPVDYEAYSHPNFDWDTYNNR; encoded by the coding sequence ATGAATCGCAATTTTTCACCAGCTGCGATGCCACCGATTTCATCAATGACAATAGATAATTCAttctctcctcctccatcttcCGGCGACTTACCTGAAATCCCAGATGCTTGGTACGGCAACATTCAGTATCTGCTTAATATCTCGGTCATTGGTCTCTTATGCTGCGTCTCCATCTTTCTCTTCGTTAAGCTACGCAGCGACCACCGTCGTATGCCTGGTCCTTCTGCTCTCTTCTCTAAGCTCCTCGCCGTTTGGAAAGCCACGTGTCGCGAGATCGCTCGTCACTGTGGTGCTGATGCTGCTCAGTTTCTTTTAATTGAAGGTGGAAGCTTTGtgcttcttttctccattGCTGTTTTAGCTGTTTCGGTTATGCTTCCGTTGAATTTATATGCTGGGACTGCTTTGTTGAGTGATGAGCTTTCGAAAACGATGATTACGCATATTCAGAAAGGTTCAGCTTTGCTTTGGCTgcattttgtgtttgttgttattgttgttgttatctcGCATTTTGGAATCGCTGCTATTGAAGCTAGGTTGAAGTTTACTAGGTTTAGAGATGGGAATGGGAATATCAGTGACCCGAACGCGAATTCTACTGCTGTGTTTACTATAATGGTGCAGGGTTTGCCTAAGAATTTAGGGTCTGATAGAGTTGAGTTTGAAGATTGCTTTAGGCTGAAGTACCCTGGGAAAGTTTATAAGTTTATTGTTCCCATGGATTTGTGTGCTTTGGATGATCTTGCTACAGAGTTGGTTCGTGTTCGAGATGAGATTACTTGGTTAGTTGCCAAGATGGACTCTAGGCTTCTACCGGATGAGTATGAGAATGTTGGAGATAACGGACTAGTGTTCTGTGTGTGTTCTTTGTGGGTTAGGGTGAAGGTTTTGTGGTCTCAGATTACAGAGAGGTTTGGATTTACAGATGATGAAAAACTGAGGAAGCTGCAAGAACTGAGAGCTGATTTGGAGTCTCAGTTAGCAGCTTATAAAGAAGGACGAGCACAAGGCGCTGGGGTTGCTTTTGTGATGTTTAAGGATGTGTACACAGCTAATAAGGCTGTTCAGGATTTTCGAAACGAGAGATCAAGGCGTACTGGAAAGTTCTTCTCTGTCACAGAGCTGCGATTACAGAGAAACCAGTGGAAAGTGGACAGAGCACCCTTGGCTACTGATATTTATTGGAATCATCTGGGATTGACAAAAGTTGCTCTTATTGTGCGAAGAGTGATTGTTAATACTATTCTACTGTTGATTCTTGTGTTTTTCAGCTCCCCATTGGCCTTGATCAGTGCATTGGTAAGTGCCGGGAGAATCTTCAATGCTGAAGCATTGGATAGTGCTCAGTATTGGCTCACTTGGGTGCAAACTTCTGGCTGGATTGGATCTCTGATTTTTCAGTTCCTGCCCAACGTCTTCATATTTGTTAGTATGTACATTGTAATCCCTTCTGCGCTCTCGTATCTTTCCAAGTTTGAGCGGCATCTAACAGTGTCTGGGGAACAAAGAGCAGCTCTCTTGAAGATGGTTTGCTTCTTCCTTGTGAACCTCATCATTCTCAAGGCTCTTGTGGAGTCGTCACTGGAAAGTGCACTCCTGAAAATGAGCCGTTGCTATTTAGATGGTGAGGATTGCAAGAGGATTGAAGAATACATGAGCCCTTCCTTCTTATCAAGGTCATGCGTTTCAGCTCTAGCTTTTCTCATCACAAGCACGTTCCTAGGAATCTCCTTCGATCTACTCGCTCCAATCCCgtggatcaagaagaaaattcaaaagttcaGGAAGAATGACATGCTTCAGCTTGTCCCCGAGCAAAATGAAGAGTACGCTTTGGAAAATCAAGAGCCAAGCAGTAACCTTGAGACACCACTTCTCCCTGAAAACATGTTTGAGTCTCCAAGATTCGGGGACATAGAACCTATGAGCCAAGACCTCTCTGAATACCCAATCAGCCGAACCTCACCAATCCCTAAACAGAAATTCGACTTTGCCCAATACTACGCCTTCAATCTCACCATCTTTGCCTTAACAATGATATACTCTTCATTCGCTCCACTCGTGGTCCCTGTAGGCGCAGTTTACTTTGGTTACAGATACATTGTCGACAAATACAACTTCCTTTACGTGTACAGAGTCCGTGGCTTCCCTGCAGGGAATGAAGGAAAGCTAATGGACACGGTTTTGTGTATCATGAGATTCTGTGTCGACCTGTACCTCGTCTCAATGCTGCTCTTCTTCTCAGTTAAAGGAGATTCCACAAAGCTTCAAGCCATATTCACACTTGGAGTGCTTGTGATGTACAAGCTTTTGCCTTCGGATACAGACCGGTATCACCCAGCTTTACTAAGAAGTATTCAGACCGTCGATAGCATCATCGACGGACCTGTGGATTACGAAGCTTATTCTCACCCAAACTTCGATTGGGACACTTACAACAACAGATGA
- the GB2 gene encoding GTP-binding 2 (GTP-binding 2 (GB2); FUNCTIONS IN: GTP binding; INVOLVED IN: protein transport, small GTPase mediated signal transduction; LOCATED IN: chloroplast; EXPRESSED IN: 23 plant structures; EXPRESSED DURING: 15 growth stages; CONTAINS InterPro DOMAIN/s: Ras GTPase (InterPro:IPR001806), Small GTP-binding protein (InterPro:IPR005225), Small GTPase (InterPro:IPR020851), Ras (InterPro:IPR013753), Ras small GTPase, Rab type (InterPro:IPR003579); BEST Arabidopsis thaliana protein match is: RAB GTPase homolog B1C (TAIR:AT4G17170.1); Has 26616 Blast hits to 26543 proteins in 733 species: Archae - 16; Bacteria - 127; Metazoa - 14148; Fungi - 3650; Plants - 2938; Viruses - 20; Other Eukaryotes - 5717 (source: NCBI BLink).) gives MSYDYLFKYIIIGDTGVGKSCLLLQFTDKRFQPVHDLTIGVEFGARMVTVDGRPIKLQIWDTAGQESFRSITRSYYRGAAGALLVYDITRRETFNHLASWLEDARQHANPNMSIMLIGNKCDLAHKRAVSKEEGQQFAKEHGLLFLEASARTAQNVEEAFIETAAKILQNIQDGVFDVSNESSGIKIGYGRTQGAAGGRDGTISQGGGCCG, from the exons ATGTCTTACGATTATCTCTTCAAGTACATAATCATCGGAGACACAG GTGTGGGAAAATCGTGTCTGCTTCTGCAATTTACTGATAAGAGGTTCCAACCAGTCCACGATCTCACCATTGGTGTTGAGTTCGGTGCTCGGATGGTCACCGTCGATGGACGCCCCATCAAACTCCAAATTTGGGACACC GCTGGACAAGAATCTTTTAGATCCATCACCAGATCATACTACAGAGGAGCAGCCGGAGCTTTACTGGTTTATGACATCACCAG GAGAGAGACGTTTAACCATCTGGCAAGCTGGTTGGAGGATGCTCGGCAACATGCAAATCCTAACATGAGTATTATGCTGATTGGGAACAAATGTGATCTTGCTCACAAGAGAGCTGTTAGCAAAGAGGAAGGTCAACAGTTTGCCAAAGAACATGGCCTGCTATTCTTAGAAGCATCTGCAAGAACTGCTCAAAACGTTGAGGAG GCCTTCATAGAGACTGCTGCCAAGATCCTCCAGAACATTCAGGATGGTGTCTTTGATGTATCCAACGAG TCATCAGGTATCAAGATTGGTTACGGGCGTACTCAAGGTGCAGCTGGAGGAAGAGATGGTACGATCTCTCAGGGAGGTGGCTGTTGTGGTTAA
- a CDS encoding Eukaryotic aspartyl protease family protein yields the protein MSCCFFKTTLFLIPILMLLSFGSCNGRIFTFEMHHRFSDEVKQWSDSTGRFAKFPPKGSFEYFNALVLRDWLIRGRRLSESESESESSLTFSDGNSTSRISSLGFLHYTTVKLGTPGMRFMVALDTGSDLFWVPCDCGKCAPTEGATYASEFELSIYNPKVSTTNKKVTCNNSLCAQRNQCLGTFSTCPYMVSYVSAQTSTSGILMEDVMHLTTEDKNPERVEAYVTFGCGQVQSGSFLDIAAPNGLFGLGMEKISVPSVLAREGLVADSFSMCFGHDGVGRISFGDKGSSDQEETPFNLNPSHPNYNITVTRVRVGTTLIDDEFTALFDTGTSFTYLVDPMYTTVSESFHSQAQDKRHSPDSRIPFEYCYDMSNDANASLIPSLSLTMKGNSHFTINDPIIVISTEGELVYCLAIVKSSELNIIGRKISFSSYQSWNIR from the exons ATGTCGTGCTGTTTCTTCAAGACTACTCTGTTCTTGATCCCGATTTTGATGTTACTGAGCTTCGGGAGCTGCAATGGTCGAATCTTCACCTTCGAGATGCACCATAGATTCTCCGACGAAGTCAAGCAATGGTCCGATTCCACCGGGAGATTTGCTAAGTTTCCCCCTAAAGGAAGCTTCGAATACTTCAACGCTCTCGTCCTCCGTGATTGGCTAATCCGTGGCCGTCGTCTCTCCGAGTCGGAATCGGAATCGGAGTCGTCGCTTACTTTCTCCGACGGCAATTCCACTTCTCGTATCAGCTCTCTCGGATT TTTGCATTACACGACGGTGAAATTGGGTACTCCGGGAATGAGATTCATGGTGGCGCTTGATACAGGAAGCGACCTCTTTTGGGTCCCTTGTGATTGCGGCAAATGCGCACCAACCGAAGGAGCCACTTATGCTTCT GAGTTTGAACTCAGCATTTACAATCCTAAAGTTTCAACTACAAATAAGAAGGTCACCTGCAACAACAGTCTATGTGCACAGCGTAATCAGTGCCTTGGAACATTCAGCACTTGCCCTTATATGGTGTCTTATGTCTCTGCTCAGACTTCGACATCTGGTATTCTTATGGAAGATGTTATGCACTTAACAACAGAAGATAAGAATCCAGAGCGTGTTGAGGCATATGTCACATTTGG ATGTGGACAGGTTCAAAGTGGTTCTTTTCTTGACATTGCAGCACCAAATGGTTTATTTGGTCTTGGCATGGAAAAGATATCGGTTCCAAGTGTTTTGGCGAGGGAAGGTCTGGTTGCTGATTCTTTCTCCATGTGTTTCGGTCATGATGGAGTTGGAAGGATCAGTTTTGGGGACAAGGGTAGTTCTGATCAGGAAGAGACACCGTTTAATCTCAATCCTTCACA TCCAAACTACAACATCACGGTGACTCGGGTACGTGTGGGGACTACTTTAATAGATGATGAGTTCACAGCTCTCTTTGACACCGGTACATCATTTACTTATTTGGTTGATCCAATGTATACGACAGTCTCTGAGAGT TTCCATTCTCAGGCCCAAGATAAGCGCCATTCACCGGATTCAAGGATTCCATTTGAGTATTGTTATGACATGAG CAATGACGCGAATGCCAGTTTGATACCGAGTTTAAGCTTAACAATGAAAGGAAACAGTCACTTCACCATCAACGATCCTATAATCGTCATCTCTACTGAG